DNA from Anaerolineae bacterium:
ATAATATGCTAATTCCAACCAAAATTCAGATTGATAAAACAAATTACGAATTTATCAAAGAGGCCTGCAAAACTCTGCATTACAAAAGTTTGAGCGAATATATGCGAGAGGCCATCAACACCAAAGTGTCTGAAGACCGTAAAAAACTCAGAGAACTGAAAAGAATAGAGGCCATGGAGATGATGGGCAAAGCGTCGTATGATAATGTTTTTGAATCAATACAAACATCTCAGGCTTGCCATTGTTGTGCCTGTTACTGCCTGGAGCCCATACTGGGATAAAAATCCGTTTTTTGTTTCTTTGGAACCTGATTCAAGCAACGGATTACAGAAAAGATCAGCAATTGATTGTTTCCAGATCAGGGCTATCAGCCATGATAGATTTGTGAAAAAGATCGGGAACATCCCGGATAATGAAATTAACCTTATAAAAAAGTCAATTGCCTTAATTCTGGATATTCAACCAGAACA
Protein-coding regions in this window:
- a CDS encoding type II toxin-antitoxin system PemK/MazF family toxin; this translates as MNQYKHLRLAIVVPVTAWSPYWDKNPFFVSLEPDSSNGLQKRSAIDCFQIRAISHDRFVKKIGNIPDNEINLIKKSIALILDIQPEQCE